One genomic segment of Streptococcus salivarius includes these proteins:
- a CDS encoding DUF6608 family protein yields MKKDKYKNLIFAYTVLYTFVTVLNSILYLYNGIYEDPSGNWHEIDRAIIVLIGVVAYALVTELIIKPMVLRYAVSYIPTVLLAFFYVWSTSFRENLAQSAYMDIWINFTSMFVIFCIVHFIVYKCRKKKETMK; encoded by the coding sequence ATGAAAAAGGATAAATATAAGAATTTGATTTTCGCATATACGGTTTTATATACATTTGTAACGGTGCTAAACAGCATTTTGTATTTATATAACGGAATATATGAGGATCCGAGCGGAAACTGGCACGAAATAGACAGAGCAATCATAGTTTTAATAGGTGTAGTGGCATATGCTCTTGTTACAGAGCTGATTATAAAGCCTATGGTTCTAAGATATGCAGTTTCGTACATACCGACAGTTTTGCTTGCATTTTTTTATGTATGGTCTACGAGCTTTAGAGAAAATTTAGCTCAGTCCGCGTATATGGACATCTGGATAAATTTCACGTCTATGTTCGTTATATTTTGTATAGTCCATTTTATTGTGTACAAATGTAGAAAAAAGAAAGAGACAATGAAGTAA
- the polA gene encoding DNA polymerase I, with protein sequence MTNQKKLLLIDGSSVAFRAFFALYNQIDRFRNNNGLHTNAIYGFHLMLDNLLERIQPTHVLVAFDAGKTTFRTEMFADYKAGRAKTPEEFREQFPYIREMLAARGIAYYDLAQYEADDIIGTLAKMAENTSEDYQITVVSGDKDLIQLTDENTVVEISKKGVAEFEAFTPDYLMEKMGITPAQFIDLKALMGDKSDNIPGVTKIGEKTGLKLLLEHGSLEGIYEHIDEMKKSKMKENLINDKEQAFLSKTLATIDTQSPIEIGLDDTAFTGPDLEKLAAFYDEMGFVQFKNALGGEAVPQDFDVAYAEPSQVTEAHFSSDDFFYFEILGDNYHIEPIIGFAWGNDKQIYASTYTDLLKSEAFQAALSKAVNIYDFKRSKVLLSHLGIDLPTANFDARLAKYLLSTVEDNELSTIARLYTDLPLETDEVVYGKGAKRAVPEKDVLLSHLAKKVKVLQVAKPVMLEKLAEHGQSELLFDMELPLANVLAKMEIAGIKVKGQTLNEMAVENQVVIDKLTQEIYEMAGEEFNINSPKQLGVILFEKMGLPLEYTKKTKTGYSTAVDVLERLAPIAPIVAKILEYRQITKLQSTYVLGLQDYILEDGKIHTRYVQDLTQTGRLSSVDPNLQNIPVRLEQGRLIRKAFVPSTEDAVLLSSDYSQIELRVLAHISGDEHLIAAFKEGADIHTSTAMRVFGIEKPEDVTPNDRRNAKAVNFGIVYGISDFGLSNNLGISRKKAKEYIDTYFERYPGIKAYMDNVVREAKDKGYVETLFHRRRELPDINSRNFNVRNFAERTAINSPIQGSAADILKIAMINLDKALVEGGYKTKMLLQVHDEIVLEVPNDELVAMKALVKETMEAAVELAVPLIADENDGRTWYEAK encoded by the coding sequence ATGACTAATCAGAAAAAATTACTCCTAATTGACGGTTCATCCGTTGCCTTTCGTGCTTTTTTCGCACTTTATAATCAAATTGACCGTTTTCGTAACAATAATGGCCTTCATACCAATGCTATCTACGGTTTCCACCTTATGTTGGACAACCTGCTTGAGCGTATCCAACCGACTCATGTCTTGGTAGCCTTTGATGCTGGCAAAACAACTTTCCGTACCGAGATGTTCGCAGACTACAAGGCTGGTCGTGCTAAGACACCAGAGGAATTCCGTGAGCAGTTCCCTTATATCCGTGAGATGTTGGCTGCACGTGGTATCGCCTATTATGACTTGGCTCAGTACGAGGCAGACGACATTATCGGTACCTTGGCTAAGATGGCTGAAAATACCAGTGAGGACTATCAAATTACTGTTGTCTCTGGGGATAAAGACTTGATTCAGCTGACTGATGAAAATACTGTCGTTGAGATTTCGAAGAAAGGTGTGGCTGAGTTTGAGGCCTTCACACCTGACTACCTCATGGAGAAAATGGGGATTACTCCAGCGCAATTCATCGACCTCAAGGCCCTCATGGGTGATAAGTCCGATAATATTCCAGGGGTTACTAAGATTGGTGAAAAGACTGGTCTCAAGCTCCTCTTGGAACACGGTTCCCTTGAAGGTATCTATGAGCATATTGATGAGATGAAGAAGTCCAAGATGAAGGAAAATCTCATCAATGATAAGGAGCAAGCCTTCCTTTCTAAAACTCTGGCGACCATTGATACCCAGTCTCCTATTGAAATTGGCTTAGATGATACGGCCTTTACGGGACCTGACCTTGAAAAATTGGCAGCCTTTTATGACGAGATGGGCTTTGTTCAGTTCAAAAATGCCCTTGGTGGAGAGGCTGTTCCGCAGGATTTTGATGTGGCCTATGCAGAGCCTAGTCAAGTGACAGAAGCTCACTTTAGCTCTGACGATTTCTTCTATTTTGAAATCCTCGGTGACAATTATCACATAGAACCTATCATCGGTTTTGCTTGGGGGAATGACAAGCAGATTTATGCGTCTACATATACAGACCTACTCAAATCAGAAGCCTTCCAGGCAGCTCTTTCAAAAGCTGTTAATATCTACGATTTCAAGCGAAGTAAGGTCCTTTTGAGCCATCTAGGTATTGACTTGCCTACGGCTAATTTTGATGCACGTCTGGCCAAGTATCTGCTCTCAACCGTTGAAGACAATGAATTGTCAACCATTGCCCGTCTCTATACGGACCTACCGTTAGAAACAGATGAAGTGGTCTATGGCAAGGGGGCTAAGCGTGCGGTTCCTGAAAAAGATGTCTTACTCAGCCACCTAGCTAAAAAAGTCAAGGTCCTTCAGGTTGCTAAACCGGTTATGCTTGAAAAATTGGCTGAACACGGTCAATCAGAGCTTCTCTTTGACATGGAGTTACCACTGGCAAATGTGTTAGCTAAGATGGAAATCGCTGGTATTAAGGTTAAGGGACAAACCCTTAACGAGATGGCAGTGGAAAACCAAGTAGTCATTGATAAATTGACCCAAGAAATCTACGAAATGGCGGGCGAGGAGTTCAATATTAACTCGCCTAAACAGTTGGGTGTTATCCTCTTTGAAAAGATGGGTCTACCTTTGGAATACACTAAGAAAACCAAGACAGGTTACTCAACAGCTGTGGATGTCCTTGAACGATTAGCACCAATTGCTCCAATTGTAGCTAAGATTTTGGAGTACCGCCAAATCACTAAGCTTCAGTCTACCTATGTCTTGGGGCTTCAGGATTATATCCTTGAGGATGGTAAAATCCATACCCGTTATGTGCAAGATTTAACTCAGACAGGTCGTTTGTCATCAGTGGATCCCAACTTGCAAAATATTCCTGTTCGCTTGGAGCAAGGTCGTCTCATCCGTAAGGCCTTTGTCCCATCGACTGAGGACGCAGTGCTTTTAAGCTCGGATTACTCACAGATTGAGTTGCGCGTGCTGGCTCATATTTCGGGAGATGAGCATTTGATTGCAGCCTTTAAAGAGGGGGCAGATATCCATACCTCTACAGCCATGCGTGTCTTTGGCATTGAAAAGCCAGAGGATGTCACACCTAACGACCGTCGTAATGCAAAGGCTGTTAACTTCGGGATTGTTTATGGCATTTCTGATTTTGGTCTTTCTAACAACCTTGGCATTAGCCGTAAGAAGGCCAAGGAGTATATCGACACCTACTTTGAACGTTATCCTGGTATCAAGGCCTATATGGATAATGTGGTTCGTGAAGCCAAGGATAAGGGCTACGTAGAAACTCTCTTCCACCGCCGTCGTGAGTTGCCAGATATTAATTCTCGTAACTTTAACGTCCGCAACTTCGCAGAGCGTACAGCTATCAACTCTCCTATCCAAGGAAGTGCTGCTGATATCCTCAAGATTGCTATGATTAACCTAGACAAGGCTCTGGTAGAAGGTGGCTATAAAACTAAGATGCTCCTACAGGTGCACGATGAAATCGTCCTTGAGGTGCCAAACGACGAACTTGTAGCGATGAAAGCCTTGGTTAAAGAAACTATGGAAGCTGCAGTCGAACTCGCTGTCCCTCTCATCGCAGATGAGAATGACGGCCGCACATGGTATGAGGCAAAGTAA
- a CDS encoding endonuclease MutS2, with product MNTKILDQLEFNKVKDQFTEYLQTEQAQAELRDLVPMTNSERIQNQFTEIQEMAEIFVEHHGFAIGSLRDISEPLRRLELDADLNIQELIAIKKVLQASADLGRFYADLENVELVALKRLFEKIEAFPSLQGSLQSINDGGFIEHFASPELQNIRRQLKSCDDAIRQTLQDILKKSGHMLAESLIASRNGRSVLPVKNTYRNRIAGVVHDISSSGNTVYIEPRAVIQLNEEITQLRADERHEMARILHELSNQLRPQAAAIANNAWILGHMDFIRGKYLYLQDKKAVIPKISDNQTLQLLNVRHPLLVNPVANDLRFDEDLTAIVITGPNTGGKTVMLKTLGLAQLMAQSGLPILADKGSRVATFQEIFADIGDEQSIEQSLSTFSSHMTHIVEILDAADSNSLVLVDELGAGTDPQEGASLAMAILEHLRLSQIKTMATTHYPELKAYGIETQHVENASMEFDTATLSPTYRFMQGVPGRSNAFEIARRLGLNEIIVKEAENLTDTDSDVNRIIEQLEAQTVETQKRLEHIKDVEQENLKFNRAVKKLYNEFSHEYDKELEKAQKEIQDMVDTALAESDSILKNLHDKSQLKPHEVIDAKGKLKKLSPQVDLSKNKVLRKAKKEKAARAPRVGDDIIVTAYGQRGTLTSQAKNGNWEAQVGLIKMTLKADEFTLVRAQAEAQQPKKKQINVVKKAKKSSGGPRARLDLRGKRYEEAMQELDAFIDQALLNNMSQVDIIHGIGTGVIRDAVTKYLRRHRHVKSFEYAPQSAGGSGCTIATLG from the coding sequence ATGAACACAAAGATTTTAGACCAATTAGAATTTAACAAGGTCAAGGACCAGTTCACAGAATACCTGCAGACTGAACAGGCTCAGGCGGAGTTACGTGACTTGGTGCCTATGACCAATTCAGAAAGAATTCAAAATCAATTTACAGAAATTCAAGAAATGGCTGAGATTTTCGTAGAGCACCATGGCTTTGCCATTGGTAGCTTGCGAGATATTTCTGAGCCCTTGCGTCGCTTGGAACTGGATGCTGACCTCAACATTCAGGAGCTTATTGCCATCAAGAAAGTGCTACAAGCTTCAGCTGACCTTGGTCGCTTCTACGCTGACCTTGAAAATGTTGAGCTCGTCGCTCTCAAACGTCTTTTCGAAAAGATTGAGGCCTTTCCAAGTCTGCAAGGTAGTCTTCAAAGCATCAATGACGGTGGTTTCATTGAGCATTTTGCTAGCCCTGAGTTGCAAAATATCCGTCGTCAACTCAAATCTTGTGATGATGCCATTCGCCAGACCTTGCAAGACATTCTCAAGAAATCTGGCCACATGTTGGCTGAGAGTCTGATTGCTAGTCGTAATGGTCGTTCAGTGCTTCCGGTCAAAAATACCTACCGTAACCGTATTGCTGGGGTGGTGCATGACATCTCAAGCTCTGGAAACACAGTGTATATCGAGCCACGCGCCGTTATCCAGCTTAACGAAGAAATTACACAATTACGTGCAGACGAACGTCATGAGATGGCTCGTATCCTGCATGAACTATCTAATCAACTCCGTCCTCAAGCTGCTGCTATCGCCAACAACGCTTGGATTTTGGGCCACATGGACTTCATTCGAGGAAAATACCTCTATCTCCAGGATAAAAAGGCAGTTATTCCAAAGATTAGTGACAACCAAACACTCCAACTGCTTAACGTTCGTCACCCTCTTTTGGTCAATCCAGTAGCCAACGATTTACGCTTTGATGAGGACCTCACAGCTATTGTCATTACAGGTCCCAATACCGGTGGTAAAACGGTCATGCTTAAAACTCTTGGATTAGCACAACTGATGGCTCAATCTGGTCTTCCAATTTTGGCTGATAAGGGTAGTCGTGTAGCCACTTTCCAAGAGATTTTTGCGGACATCGGGGATGAACAGTCTATCGAACAGAGTTTGTCAACATTCTCTAGTCACATGACCCACATTGTCGAGATTCTGGACGCTGCCGACAGCAACAGTCTTGTCTTAGTCGATGAGCTTGGGGCCGGTACTGACCCTCAGGAAGGGGCTAGTCTAGCCATGGCAATCCTAGAGCACCTACGTTTGAGCCAGATTAAAACCATGGCTACTACTCACTATCCTGAGCTTAAGGCCTATGGGATTGAGACGCAACATGTGGAAAATGCCAGCATGGAGTTTGACACAGCGACTTTAAGCCCTACCTATCGTTTTATGCAGGGGGTTCCTGGTCGTTCTAATGCCTTTGAGATTGCTCGCCGCCTCGGTTTGAATGAGATTATTGTCAAGGAAGCAGAAAACCTCACGGATACTGATAGTGATGTCAACCGTATCATCGAGCAACTTGAAGCCCAAACTGTGGAAACACAAAAACGTCTGGAGCACATCAAGGACGTTGAGCAAGAGAACCTTAAATTCAACCGTGCGGTCAAGAAACTCTATAACGAATTCTCCCATGAGTACGACAAGGAACTCGAAAAGGCTCAGAAAGAAATTCAAGATATGGTGGATACAGCTTTGGCCGAGAGCGATAGTATTCTCAAAAATCTCCACGATAAGAGTCAACTCAAGCCTCATGAAGTTATCGACGCCAAAGGAAAACTCAAGAAACTTTCCCCACAAGTGGACCTCTCTAAGAATAAAGTCCTTCGTAAGGCTAAGAAAGAAAAGGCTGCGCGTGCCCCTCGTGTCGGAGATGATATCATCGTTACCGCCTATGGTCAACGTGGTACGCTTACCAGTCAAGCCAAAAATGGTAACTGGGAAGCCCAGGTAGGTCTCATCAAGATGACACTCAAGGCGGATGAATTTACTCTGGTGCGTGCCCAAGCCGAAGCCCAACAACCTAAGAAGAAACAGATTAACGTGGTTAAAAAAGCCAAAAAGTCATCTGGTGGTCCTCGTGCCCGTCTAGACCTTCGTGGGAAACGTTACGAAGAAGCCATGCAAGAGCTTGATGCCTTTATTGACCAAGCCCTACTTAATAACATGAGTCAGGTGGACATCATCCACGGTATTGGTACAGGTGTCATCCGTGATGCTGTTACCAAATATCTCCGCCGTCATCGCCATGTTAAAAGTTTTGAATATGCCCCACAGAGTGCTGGTGGTTCCGGATGTACCATTGCAACCTTAGGGTAA
- a CDS encoding CvpA family protein, with protein sequence MIGLLVLAIMAWNFYIGYRRGLFMQAYYVVSVIIAMCVAAYFYRSLGEAINLWVPYTNPTKDASIAFFKDQNIFSLDRVYYAGVAYFAIYCIAYYGLRFLGIFFHFVRIERLDQRRYQVVGGVLATLVSLVPLTMLGNILATVPMNNIQTLLSSSWVLRILINGYFPVSQIIQHLWTSVI encoded by the coding sequence ATGATTGGACTCCTTGTCTTAGCCATTATGGCTTGGAATTTCTACATTGGCTACCGTCGAGGCCTCTTTATGCAAGCTTATTACGTGGTTTCAGTCATTATCGCCATGTGTGTGGCGGCCTATTTCTACCGGTCGCTAGGAGAGGCTATCAATCTTTGGGTACCTTATACCAATCCAACCAAGGATGCTAGTATAGCTTTCTTTAAAGATCAGAACATCTTTTCACTTGACCGTGTCTATTATGCGGGTGTTGCTTATTTTGCTATCTACTGTATAGCCTATTATGGCTTACGCTTTCTTGGTATTTTCTTCCATTTTGTGAGAATTGAGCGACTTGATCAAAGACGTTACCAAGTGGTAGGTGGCGTCTTGGCCACCTTAGTGAGTCTTGTGCCTTTGACTATGTTGGGGAATATTCTTGCGACTGTTCCTATGAACAACATTCAAACGCTCTTGTCATCGAGCTGGGTTTTACGTATCTTGATTAATGGTTATTTTCCAGTTAGTCAGATTATCCAGCATTTGTGGACAAGTGTGATATAG
- the zapA gene encoding cell division protein ZapA, with amino-acid sequence MANKNRYKFHFGEKNLTLTTDKDNLFMEEVERVAHEKYKIIKEQMKNADNETIAILMAINSLSTQLEREIQVEDMEKELETLRAKQLEQLKVKATATNDDEDDA; translated from the coding sequence ATGGCAAATAAGAACCGTTACAAATTTCATTTTGGAGAGAAGAACCTCACGCTAACAACTGATAAGGACAACCTATTCATGGAAGAGGTGGAGCGTGTTGCCCATGAGAAATATAAAATTATCAAAGAGCAGATGAAAAATGCTGACAATGAAACAATCGCTATCCTAATGGCTATCAATTCTTTGTCAACTCAGTTGGAACGCGAAATTCAAGTTGAAGATATGGAAAAAGAGTTGGAAACGTTGAGAGCTAAGCAACTTGAGCAGCTCAAGGTTAAGGCGACAGCTACAAATGACGATGAGGATGACGCATGA
- the rnhC gene encoding ribonuclease HIII produces MGTIVLKMTAEQISTLQKDLANYATATKNPYASFSAKVDGISVIAYTSGKVTFQGAKPEVLASRFGYQAEPKHSPDGQNLALIGSDEVGNGSYFGGLAVVASLVTPADHAFLKSLGVDDSKNLNDIKIRQIAPILEEKIPHKALLLSPRKYNEVVGDGKSHNAVSVKVALHNQAIFLLLQSGAKPDKIVIDAFTSEKNYQKYLRNERNRFDFPITLEEKAEGKYLAVAVSSIIARNLFLENLDKLSQEVGYTLPSGAGAKSDQVATKLLQAYGDQALQATAKYHFANTKKAYQRLK; encoded by the coding sequence ATGGGCACAATCGTATTAAAAATGACAGCAGAGCAGATTTCGACACTCCAAAAGGACCTGGCAAACTATGCGACTGCGACTAAAAATCCTTATGCAAGTTTTTCAGCCAAGGTCGATGGAATAAGTGTCATCGCCTATACTTCAGGAAAGGTAACTTTCCAAGGAGCTAAGCCAGAAGTCTTGGCTAGCCGTTTTGGATACCAAGCTGAACCTAAGCATTCACCTGATGGGCAAAACCTAGCCCTAATTGGATCAGACGAAGTCGGAAATGGCTCCTATTTTGGTGGTCTAGCTGTTGTAGCTAGTCTAGTTACCCCGGCTGACCATGCCTTTTTGAAATCTCTTGGGGTCGATGATTCTAAAAATCTTAATGATATCAAGATTCGTCAGATTGCACCTATATTGGAGGAGAAAATTCCTCACAAGGCACTCCTTCTTTCGCCTAGAAAGTACAATGAAGTGGTTGGAGACGGTAAGAGTCATAATGCTGTGTCCGTTAAAGTAGCTCTCCACAATCAGGCTATCTTTCTATTGTTACAATCAGGTGCTAAACCAGATAAGATTGTCATTGATGCCTTCACCAGTGAGAAAAATTATCAAAAATACCTCAGGAATGAACGCAATCGCTTTGACTTTCCTATTACTTTAGAAGAAAAGGCTGAGGGGAAATACTTAGCTGTCGCAGTGAGCTCTATCATCGCTCGCAATCTCTTCCTGGAAAATCTTGACAAACTCAGCCAAGAGGTTGGCTACACCCTTCCTTCAGGTGCTGGTGCTAAATCTGACCAGGTCGCAACTAAGCTTCTTCAAGCCTACGGAGATCAGGCTCTCCAAGCTACTGCTAAATATCATTTCGCCAATACCAAAAAAGCCTACCAACGCTTAAAATAA
- the lepB gene encoding signal peptidase I: protein MKNKWTQYFLILLREWGLFILFITFFLLTRLFLWLPVQVDGHSMDPTLANNQRVIVLKHTSIERFDIVVAKEVEDGKTKQIVKRIIGMPGDTITYQNDKLTVNGKEVKEEYLKEFQAAFAKDKLQKEYAYNDDKSKSSYFQQLAKDAKAFTTNADGNTTFSVTVPEGKYFLLGDNRIVSKDSRVVGYFDKSALVGEVKFRFWPLWPLNKIGTVEDN from the coding sequence ATGAAAAACAAATGGACCCAATACTTCCTCATTTTACTTCGTGAATGGGGACTCTTTATCCTCTTTATCACATTTTTCCTTTTGACTCGCCTCTTCCTTTGGCTCCCTGTCCAGGTTGACGGCCACTCAATGGATCCTACTCTAGCCAATAATCAACGTGTTATCGTTTTGAAACACACATCTATTGAACGCTTCGATATTGTCGTTGCCAAGGAAGTCGAAGACGGTAAGACGAAACAAATCGTCAAACGTATCATCGGTATGCCAGGTGATACCATTACCTATCAAAATGATAAACTTACTGTCAACGGTAAAGAAGTCAAGGAAGAATACCTCAAAGAATTCCAAGCTGCCTTTGCCAAGGATAAGCTACAAAAAGAATATGCTTACAACGATGACAAGAGCAAGAGTAGCTACTTCCAACAACTAGCTAAGGATGCCAAGGCTTTTACAACCAATGCTGACGGCAACACGACCTTCTCTGTCACTGTTCCTGAAGGCAAATATTTCCTACTTGGAGACAACCGTATTGTTTCCAAAGATAGTCGAGTAGTTGGTTACTTTGACAAGAGTGCTCTTGTAGGGGAAGTTAAATTCCGCTTCTGGCCACTCTGGCCACTTAATAAAATTGGTACTGTTGAGGACAACTAA
- a CDS encoding ATP-dependent RecD-like DNA helicase has protein sequence MQEFYFSGTIERVIFENASNFFRILLLEIDETDSDFEDYEIIVTGTMGDVMEGEDYTFWGQLTNHPKYGEQLQMTRYERSKPSASGLIKYFASDNFKGIGKKTAERIVEIYGEDPIDKILEDPSKLEQIPNLSKVNREAFVAKLKINYGTEQILSKLSSYGLTPKAASQIFNQYKEESLNLIEEHPYLLVEEVQGIGFKIADQLAERLGIASDAPERLRAALIHCLLEASMEEGDTYIEAKALLERTIILLESARQIELDPALVAKELTNLIQEDKVQNIETKIFDNTLYFAEQGIYTHLTRIMKDQPDISAEDKIQASLEEVEEELGITYDKVQKDAIIKALQSKVFILTGGPGTGKTTVINGIIKTYTDLHGLDLKKSDLPIILAAPTGRAARRMNELTQLPSATIHRHLGLNSEDDFKTLEDYLDCDLIIIDEFSMVDTWLANQLFESISDSTQVIIVGDQDQLPSVGPGQVLADLLQIDDLPKVSLTKIFRQSEDSTIVTLASQMRQGQLPADFTEKKADRSYFEANANHIPQMVPKIVSAAIKSGIAAQDVQILAPMYRGQAGINNLNTIMQDLLNPQEKANQFAFNDIFFRKNDKILHLVNDTELNVFNGDIGIITDLIPDKYTESKQDEIYMSFDGNEVIYPRNEWNKITLAYAMSIHKSQGSEFPVVILPITRQSGRMLQRNLIYTAITRAKSKLVMLGEIAAFDYAVRNEGAKRNTYLIQRFEQTYTQAVDKSVEKIVKNEATEAPDQTKTKNNDPSETLENKDFSENINLSQDLVNTYSQPVDKSVNKPVQTEENYRLTEENWATIDPMIGLSEDDIAAFFNNN, from the coding sequence ATGCAAGAATTTTATTTTTCAGGAACTATCGAACGCGTCATTTTCGAAAACGCTAGTAATTTTTTCCGTATTCTACTCTTAGAAATTGACGAAACAGACAGTGATTTTGAGGACTATGAAATCATTGTTACAGGAACCATGGGAGATGTCATGGAAGGTGAAGATTATACCTTCTGGGGTCAGCTAACCAATCATCCCAAATATGGTGAACAACTCCAAATGACGCGCTACGAACGGTCAAAACCTTCTGCCAGCGGTCTTATCAAGTATTTCGCCAGCGACAATTTTAAGGGGATTGGTAAGAAAACAGCTGAGCGTATTGTCGAGATTTATGGTGAAGACCCTATTGACAAGATTCTCGAGGATCCTAGCAAGTTAGAACAGATTCCTAACCTTTCAAAGGTAAACCGAGAAGCCTTCGTTGCAAAGTTAAAAATTAACTATGGAACCGAGCAAATCTTGTCCAAACTTTCCAGCTATGGACTCACACCAAAAGCTGCCTCACAAATTTTCAACCAATATAAGGAAGAATCGCTCAATCTTATCGAAGAACACCCTTATCTCTTGGTAGAGGAAGTTCAAGGAATCGGATTTAAAATAGCTGACCAACTAGCCGAACGCCTAGGGATTGCTAGTGATGCTCCTGAGCGTTTACGAGCTGCCTTGATTCATTGTCTGCTAGAAGCCAGTATGGAAGAAGGCGACACCTATATCGAAGCCAAAGCCTTGCTTGAACGAACTATCATCCTTTTGGAAAGTGCTCGTCAGATTGAACTTGACCCCGCCTTAGTCGCGAAGGAATTAACCAATCTCATCCAAGAGGATAAAGTGCAAAATATAGAAACTAAAATCTTTGATAATACCCTTTATTTTGCGGAACAGGGCATCTATACCCACCTAACTCGTATCATGAAAGACCAACCTGACATCAGTGCAGAGGACAAAATCCAAGCAAGTCTTGAAGAGGTGGAAGAGGAACTTGGTATTACTTATGATAAGGTTCAAAAAGATGCCATTATCAAAGCCCTACAAAGCAAGGTCTTCATCCTGACAGGTGGTCCCGGGACAGGTAAAACCACCGTTATTAACGGAATCATTAAAACTTATACCGACCTTCATGGTCTAGATCTCAAAAAGTCTGATTTGCCTATTATTTTAGCGGCACCAACAGGACGGGCTGCTCGTCGGATGAACGAACTCACCCAACTCCCTAGCGCCACTATCCATAGACATTTGGGCCTCAATAGCGAGGACGATTTCAAGACCTTGGAGGACTATCTCGATTGCGACTTGATTATCATCGATGAGTTTTCTATGGTTGATACTTGGTTGGCTAATCAACTTTTTGAAAGTATCTCTGATTCAACCCAAGTCATCATTGTGGGTGACCAAGACCAACTGCCTTCCGTAGGCCCTGGCCAGGTCTTGGCTGACCTTTTGCAGATTGATGACTTGCCTAAGGTTTCTCTGACCAAAATTTTCAGACAATCCGAGGACTCCACCATCGTTACCTTAGCTAGCCAGATGCGCCAAGGTCAACTACCTGCTGATTTCACAGAGAAAAAGGCTGACCGCTCTTACTTTGAGGCCAATGCCAACCATATTCCACAGATGGTTCCTAAAATTGTCTCTGCCGCTATAAAGAGCGGGATTGCTGCTCAGGATGTGCAGATTTTAGCCCCCATGTACCGAGGACAGGCTGGAATTAACAATCTCAATACCATTATGCAGGACCTACTTAATCCTCAAGAAAAGGCCAATCAGTTTGCCTTTAATGATATTTTCTTCCGTAAGAACGACAAAATTCTCCATCTGGTCAACGATACCGAACTCAATGTCTTCAATGGCGATATCGGAATCATTACTGATCTCATCCCTGATAAATATACTGAAAGCAAGCAGGACGAAATTTACATGTCCTTTGATGGCAATGAGGTTATCTATCCTCGTAACGAATGGAATAAGATTACTCTGGCCTATGCCATGTCAATCCACAAATCTCAAGGGAGTGAGTTCCCAGTCGTTATCCTTCCCATCACACGACAAAGTGGACGTATGCTACAACGCAACCTCATCTACACCGCTATCACACGCGCCAAGAGTAAACTAGTCATGTTAGGGGAAATCGCAGCCTTTGATTATGCCGTTCGCAACGAGGGAGCTAAACGAAATACTTATCTCATCCAACGTTTTGAACAAACTTATACACAAGCTGTTGATAAGTCTGTCGAAAAGATTGTTAAAAACGAGGCAACAGAGGCACCCGATCAAACAAAAACGAAAAACAACGATCCCTCAGAAACCCTTGAAAACAAAGACTTTTCGGAAAATATCAATCTATCCCAAGATCTTGTTAACACTTATTCACAACCTGTGGATAAGTCTGTTAACAAACCTGTGCAAACAGAAGAAAACTATCGCTTAACTGAAGAAAATTGGGCAACTATAGATCCAATGATTGGGCTCAGTGAAGACGATATTGCTGCCTTTTTTAACAATAACTAA
- a CDS encoding AzlD domain-containing protein, which yields MAVNKFILVAILLGFLVSWVPRVLPFVLVKYKGLPDIVVRFLHYLPVSILFALILSSLTTEKIGHLPQFKWMEILATVPTVIVAFKSKNLLYAVIVGIISMALIRFVF from the coding sequence ATGGCCGTCAATAAGTTTATTCTCGTTGCTATTCTACTTGGTTTTTTGGTCAGCTGGGTTCCTCGTGTGCTTCCCTTTGTTTTAGTGAAATACAAGGGGCTACCAGATATCGTTGTTCGATTTTTGCACTACTTACCAGTTTCTATCCTCTTTGCTCTGATTCTCTCTAGTCTCACGACTGAGAAGATTGGTCACTTGCCACAGTTTAAGTGGATGGAAATCCTGGCTACTGTGCCAACGGTAATTGTAGCCTTTAAGAGCAAAAATCTGCTCTATGCAGTAATCGTCGGTATAATATCTATGGCCCTGATTCGTTTCGTATTTTAG